The Gossypium arboreum isolate Shixiya-1 chromosome 4, ASM2569848v2, whole genome shotgun sequence DNA segment TTTCAAATGTTATGTTGGAATTTTTGATAACTTGTGATAATAGAACTTTAGAAGATTATGTATTAACTTAATAAATGAACTTTATGATGAATATTATATGAAACATGGTTTAGTATTATCGTGTTTTGCGCAGTTTTTGAGTATTGATAATGTAACTCTTTAAACTTGGACTGGACATCTAGACTAGGTTTATGGTGTTACAATCAGGATCTTCTATTTCACGAAGAGTAAAATCATGTTTAGTGCCACCTTTATTAGGGAAATCATTTTCTAGAAATTTGGCATCTAAAGACTCAAATTTGGTAATGTTCTCACTTCCTTGTTCACCTATGAACACATATTGGTTTGAATGTTTAAAGCATCTTATAAATGTAATCTTTTTACCTCTTCGACCTAACTTGCCATGCCTATGAGTAGGATCATGGGCATAAGCAGCGCAACTCCTTGAtcttaaattacaaaaataaggtTTCCTACCAGCCCATAATTCATAGGGAGTTGATTGCAATAGATTTGGAGGGTATCTGATTCCATACATAGCCATCTTTCAATAAAGCATCACCACAAAAGGTGATGGGAAAATCAGCTTATGTCATCATAGACCTGACCGTTTGTAGAAAtgttttatttattctttctacaaTACCATTTTGTTTTGGAGTCCTCGAAATGGTTAACTGCCTATCTATCCATTTTTCATCACACAAGGTTTTGAATTGATTAAACAAATATTCATGGCCTTAGTCAATTCTTAATTCCTTGACAAATTTATCTAATTTATTTTCCACTAATGTAACATATTTTCTGAAGCTTAATCGGTTTGGAAGATTGTCGAagatatatcacactatccaacgatTATATTggtagtttttgatgttttagccaaggttataatggcatgtataggtaaacTTATGGTTGATGTTTAGTTGAATGTTATTgatgagtttggcatgtatatgtcattttggttATTGTAATCTTGGTACTTTTCGTGCCTTTTTGATGTGTGTGAATATGGCTAAATTATGGTGCATGTTTGAGTgaccaaatggtatgtttgtatgGAGGTTCTAATGATCATAATTATGGTGTGTTTTAGAAGTagtattgaattatatgaataTGATGAAGATGTGGTAAGTATACATGTTTAGGTGAGTTTTTATGCTTGCTTTTGAGGTTGGCATATTGATTGAATGGATTTGGTCATTTGAATTGGttattttatgcatgtttttgtAAGGTTTTGGTGCTTCGAAGTTGTGTAGAAAATATTTTTAGGTGCATGTTTGTGTTGGTGATGgaaatggtttgattttggccaatttcatgtgtacacggcttgagacacgggcgtgtgacttagccgtgtgcgacacatggccatgcgacacggctgtgtgtcccttgtaggttttaAGGCATGCAAGTTAGGCTATTACATGACCTAGTACACAgcctgacacatgggcatgtgaggccatttcaaaaGTTACATGGGTATAGACATAGGCTGGGACACATCCGTGTGCCCCTATTTCAACTATTACATAGCCTAGGCACACGGCCATATGACCTCTATAgttcaaattttctaactttttcataaatgttcaaatgtttctgatttagtctcgAAAGCATTTCTAAGGCCTCGATGGCtcatttaagggacgatatgcatgtatatgaaaggtttatatcatgtttatattgagatgtgaaatgtatgttttaaagTTACATTCTTATGGTAATTCTtaataaccctattccggtgacagatataggctaggggtgttacaaaatctgaCCCATATACTTGCAAATACTGCTTATTTCATATCTTTTGTACATGTTTCTTACTCTGGACGTTGGCACATCCGAAGGTGGTCAAGGACCTTCCAATATAATCAACTTAGTCTTTTCTCCACTGAAGATGTTGAGCGCGTTACATTAATCTATGACTGAGTTAGCGAGAACAAGATTTCCAGTAGGGATGAGTTATTGTGCGGTGCAGAAAAGATGAAATGTGAATCAGGTCAATAGCGGTTGTTTGTCACTGTTGTCTCGATTTACGTTTCATCTTTTCTGCATCGCAAACAACCACTGTTGCCTCGATTTAGGTTTCATCTTTTCTACACCATACAAAAACTCCTCTTCGCTGGAAATTTTGTTGCCCCCAACTTTGTCACAGGTTATAGTAATAGGCTCACTGCCTTTGGTGGAGACGGATAAAACAAATTACTTGATTACACTGGAAGACCCCTATGTTTTTTGTTTATAAAGCATCCTCCTCTAATGATGTGAAACTCGATGTTGTGTCCGCATAACCATTGTCAACTAGGGGACCCGGTTATACTTCATCCCTTAACAACATAACATTTGTAAACTTGAAGCCCTAGTTACACTTCAACCCGTGGCCGTATAACCACCGTCAACTAAGACCTTGATTTGCAATGTGATTCAGCTTCTTAGGGATGGCTCCATCCTCATATGACAGATAAAAATTGTAAGTTATCGAGCTCCATGGCATCACCGTaaattcaaacataccttaaaatTATAACAATGTTTATCTCAAACACagacaaaaataaatttataaacttTAATTTCCCCCCAAAAAAAAGGAACAAATTTCCGCTGCCACATCAGTGAAAACACGCCCTATAGAATACGTTTTCACTTTATCTCTCCACAACGACCTAAAAatcataattattataaaaaaattacatatatatTAGTCCACTTCAATATCTAATTAATTCTTTTTGTAATTAAAAATAGAGAAATGAATAAACTAAATAAAGAATACATAGATAAATAATAACTATATGTTTATTTTACCTTTAAATTTTGCTTTGTTGATTTTCTCAAGTACAGTTTAAAGATTTTTCTTCAAATATGAAAGGGtaagtatatataaatataaagttTATTTTACACTAAACTTAAAATATAAGTATATTTGATCTTAACTCAAAATGAGTGATGACTAAAATTCTTGTGAAATATCTTTTACGAGTTCAAAGTGTTATCCATCCCTTCCTATAAAAAACAATATAAGTGTATTTTACCCAAGATCATAAGTGTATTTTACCCTACATAAAATAACAAGATGCCTTGATTTCTATGTTCTAGACTAAAGCGTGTGGAAATTTCAAAGCAAAGCGGCCTTTACCACAGATTTCTCATTCCACTCGTTTCTCTCACCATTAATGCTCTCTTTTATCTGCCTAACAACTTCCATGATCAATCCTGAACACTCTCCTCATACTTATAAATAGCGACCAATCCCATTATAATTTGTTAAACCCTCACTCACCATCTTTACTTTAAAGAAATCATTTCTTTAAGCTATATATATTGATTTGAGAATATTAAGCAGTGAAACTGAAAATGGAGGATATCGCACCTGGTTTTCGGTTCTACCCGACTGAAGAAGAGTTGGTTTCATTTTATCTTCATCACAAGCTAGAAATGGAGAGGGAGGATTTGAACCGTCTTATGGATCGGGTTATACCCATTGTCAACATTTATGAGTTTAATCCTTGGGATCTTCCACGTAATTTACACCAATCTACCTACCATTCTTTTACATACTACTAATTTCACTTTCCTTTTTTATTCTCTTTTTCCAACATCAAGTTCATCATCATTCctttgttagatttttttttttttttttgcttaagttcattcGTGCATCATATTCATTATCCATCACCGTCTAACGAAGTAttgttttttgaaaattaaaaaggaTTAACATAAAGAGATgatatcattattatttattatgcatttaatgaaattattgatGTAGAATTTTCAGTGTACCTATGCCATAAGGATCCAGAACAATGGTTCTTCTTCATTCCAAGGCAGGAGAGTGAAGCTCGGGGAGGAAAGCCAAAGCGGCGAACAACAACTGGGTACTGGAAGGCAACTGGCTCACCTGGTTTTGTTTATTGCTCCGGTAATCGCCCTATAGGCGTTAAAAGAACCATGGTTTTCTACAAGGGAAGAGCTCCCAATGGAATAAAGACTGAGTGGAAAATGAACGAATATAAAGCCATTGAACAAGGAGCTTCATCTATTTCTGCAACTCCAACTGTAAGTAAACCACACTTGTTCTTCAATTATCTATCAAAATAAGATTCTTGTGCTTTTAACTCTATATAAAGATTGacgtacaaaaaaaaaaaactctgcgATTGGTAGTTAAGGCATGAATTCAGCTTGTGCCGGGTATACAAAAAGTCGAAATGCTTGCGGTCATTTGACAGGCAGCCTCCAGTAGGAGGAGTGCAGATAATTAAGCCAAATGCAGCAGCTCATCAAGGTGAAGCAACTGCTGGAGAAGCAGCTTCTGGTTATCATAAGAGCCAACAAATGGCGGGCTCACCCGAAAGTTCATCTTCAGAAGATCACGGGAACCCCTCTCAAACTGGAGCAAGTAATGACTCATCAGCAACTGTTTTTAATTATGATGAATTGTTCTGGAATCTTGATGGCTTCTGGGAGTCCCAGATTCTTTGATgggaaaaataaggtttttgAAACTTCAGTTGTAacaagttttctttcttttttcgtgTTTTATGCTATAAACCCATTTTAACTTCGACATTAATGTACCTTTTTTCATCTTTATTGGTTTGATCATTGTTTCAACTCAATTATAGAAGTGAAACATAGTGTTAATTATGAATGCTATAGTAATAGTACAAAAAAACCTGGGGTTAACAAGTATTtgtattatatgatttttagttactctattattaaaaaaaaatctttaatGTTTGTATATGTTTAAAAGTTAACATTTTAGTCTTTGCATGTTAATTTTGTTGTTAATGAAATGACATAACTTAAATGACTGATTTGgtattaaattaaaaagttaaaCAATAGTTTTGAAGAATGAGTAGAGATAAGAAATTAATTTTGCTTTTACCTcaaattgttttttattttatttgttttattacatacgttattctatttattttaagaCAAACAAGATGTGATTTAATGTTGTGTCAATAACTGTTAATGTCATTCCATCAATGACAAAATTAACATGTAAAAATTGACATGACAACTTTATAAATGTAAGGATTAAAATGTTCCTTTTAATAGTAGAgagactaaaataattttttgatatGGTACAAGGTCTCGTCGTAAACTTTAGCAAAAAAATTGATAACATTCTTAACCAGTAAGAGTTGTAgcatattatatttataaatataactAGTCTCATTTCTCTACTAAAACTTTTTATGTTACAAACAAGTAATTGTTATGTACATATAACAACAGATGAGACTCTTATAACGACATTCGAGATCTagaaatcatattttattttatttttaacttaaaaattataatatattaataatattaattagtgagattttaataatatattttatataatttacaaatgtaattctattcattaaagattattttcattaaataaaatataattaatatatttttatatataatttaaacattttattgaaataatatcttaactaaaatttattattttatttcacttagaaataaaattagttaaattataacaaaatattattataataaaaatgtaCGTCATACTTTATGGATGTTATAGATGAAATATTGTTATagagattaaaaataaaatataataaattaagttTTCAACGAGCTTAATTATTATAATACAACGTTGTTATATGACTAACTATAGCAATAACTATGTGAATGCTTATATTAaagtaataaattttaatagtaataattaaaatcaatcattataaatattaaattgaataattaagtaaattaattaattgatttgaaaattaaaaattgattttaactatatatgtatataatacaaCGACTTTGCTTATTAAAAAAATATCTGTTTGaacttttattttacttaatatGATTATACTAAATGGatgcaattttataaaaataaaaaaatttaaagataaaatatatattgaTGTGTAACATATATATTAGTGAATGAACAACAAAGTTGGAATTAAGTTAAACTTTCCCTTTCTATTCAGGAAACTGCATCTTTTTGGGTGGTGTTGTTTGTCGGAGTGAGTCAAGTCTTCTTTAATTTGTGAGAACATTCCATTGCCCTACTCTCCTATTAACCTTTAGAAAAGACCAGAGTCGCTTGGGAGAAATTGACAAATGCCCCCATTTTCACGACAACCGTGTCCGTTTATAACACTGAATTTGGTTGCCACTTTTAAGCACACATATAAGGTTGAAAAACACAAGGCAAGATAGTCAAATTTTTTAGTCTCGTTAATCTTTCGGTTTATTTGCCTACACTCGAAAATCCATTTGAAATTTAAGaagatttaaataaaatacactTGAAAATTcatttagaattttaaaaattttaaataaaatattatgctcaaaaaataagcttaaacaaaaattttaatcttatttaaaaataagtaaaactCATGTTTGGAGGTTCAAAGCCTAAGCTTAGGCcaatttattttaagtttataaCACTTTATACTATGTTAACTTATGTACtatgtaatttataacatatgaaaaataaatatatactaaatatataattctactctaatataaacattaaataaatattaagattacttaattaaaaattttaataaataaaaatcatattaaattattaaacattaaattagaatattataaatattatttttaaaatttaaaaatatagacGGACTTAAAATGAGTTTgactaattttttataaatacggattagtttgaacaaaattttaaactcatattttaagtttaaccaaatttaaacaactataaaatatattaatatcatatttagACTTAACCTAAATCATA contains these protein-coding regions:
- the LOC108458826 gene encoding NAC domain-containing protein 90-like gives rise to the protein MEDIAPGFRFYPTEEELVSFYLHHKLEMEREDLNRLMDRVIPIVNIYEFNPWDLPQFSVYLCHKDPEQWFFFIPRQESEARGGKPKRRTTTGYWKATGSPGFVYCSGNRPIGVKRTMVFYKGRAPNGIKTEWKMNEYKAIEQGASSISATPTLRHEFSLCRVYKKSKCLRSFDRQPPVGGVQIIKPNAAAHQGEATAGEAASGYHKSQQMAGSPESSSSEDHGNPSQTGASNDSSATVFNYDELFWNLDGFWESQIL